In Actinoplanes lobatus, the DNA window GATCTCGGCGTCCTCCCCGATCCGGACGGGGCCGAGCACCGTGGCGCCCACCCCCAGAGTGACCCGGTCACCCACCTCCGGATGGCGACGGCTGCCCTTGGCGTCCCGCCGCCAGCCGCGCCCACCGAGGGTGACCTGGTGGTACATGGTGACGTCGTCACCGATCCGGGCGGTCTCGCCGACCACGACACCGGCGCCGTGGTCGATGAACAACCGCCGCCCGATGACCGCACCCGGATGGATCTCGATGCCGGTGACGAACCGCATCACCTGCGAGAGCAGGCGCGGCAGG includes these proteins:
- the epsC gene encoding serine O-acetyltransferase EpsC — its product is MLEDIRAYCRRDPALYGVRVAEVFLYPGLWALWGHRVAHLLHRARFPFLPRLLSQVMRFVTGIEIHPGAVIGRRLFIDHGAGVVVGETARIGDDVTMYHQVTLGGRGWRRDAKGSRRHPEVGDRVTLGVGATVLGPVRIGEDAEIGAMSLVVSDVPAGARMRAPAAEIVPDSFPQNAGARK